In Gossypium arboreum isolate Shixiya-1 chromosome 5, ASM2569848v2, whole genome shotgun sequence, a single genomic region encodes these proteins:
- the LOC108453200 gene encoding subtilisin-like protease SBT1.5, translated as MGFFLFFFLSLLSLASSASRVDQKTFIVRVQNEAKPSVFTTHKHWYESSLSSVLSPSTPTQLLHVYDSVFHGFSAKLSPTEALKLQTLPHVIAVIPEQVRHLQTTRSPLFLGLKTTDSAGLLKESDFGSDLVIGVIDTGIWPERQSFNDRNLGPIPSKWKGQCVTTNDFGSNSCNKKLIGARYFCSGYEASNGKMNETSEFRSPRDSDGHGTHTASIAAGRYVFPASTLGYAKGVAAGMAPKARLAAYKVCWNAGCYDSDILAAFDSAVADGVDVISLSVGGAVVPYYLDAIAIGAYGAAEKGIFVSASAGNGGPGGLTVTNVAPWVATVGAGTIDRDFPADVKLGNGKVVTGAGVYNGRGLSPGRMYPLVYAGSGGGDGYSSSLCLEGSLDPDFVKGKIVLCDRGINSRAAKGEVVKKAGGIGMILANGVFDGEGLVVDCHVLPATAVGASNADEIRQYIDSASKSKSSATATILFKGTRLGVRPAPVVASFSARGPNPETPEILKPDVIAPGLNILAAWPDKVGPAGIPSDNRRTEFNILSGTSMACPHVSGLAALLKAAHPDWSPAAIKSALMTTAYTVDNRGETMVDESNGNTSTVLDFGSGHVHPTKAMNPGLVYDITPMDYVDFLCNSNYTINNIQVITRRNADCSGAKRAGHVGNLNYPSFSAVFQQYGKHTMSTHFIRQVTNVGDPNSVYKVTVRPPSGTLVTVEPKQLVFRRVGQKLNFLVRVEAMAVKLAPGSTNMKSGSIVWSDGKHNVTSPIVVTTQQPL; from the coding sequence ATGgggttctttcttttctttttcctttcgcTTCTCTCTTTAGCTTCTTCAGCTTCCAGAGTGGATCAGAAAACCTTCATCGTTAGAGTCCAAAACGAAGCCAAGCCTTCCGTTTTCACCACTCACAAGCACTGGTATGAATCTTCACTTTCCTCTGTTCTCTCCCCATCAACTCCTACCCAACTTCTTCACGTCTACGACAGCGTTTTCCACGGTTTCTCGGCTAAGCTTTCGCCGACTGAAGCCCTCAAGCTTCAAACGCTTCCCCATGTCATCGCCGTCATACCCGAACAAGTCCGGCACTTGCAAACCACGCGTTCTCCTCTCTTCTTAGGTCTCAAAACCACCGACAGTGCTGGCCTTTTGAAAGAATCCGACTTTGGGTCGGATCTTGTTATCGGAGTCATCGACACGGGTATTTGGCCCGAGCGTCAAAGCTTCAACGACCGTAACTTGGGTCCTATTCCTTCTAAATGGAAAGGCCAATGTGTTACGACAAATGATTTCGGCTCCAATTCTTGTAATAAAAAGCTTATTGGAGCAAGGTATTTTTGCAGTGGTTATGAAGCAAGTAACGGCAAAATGAATGAGACCTCGGAGTTTCGTTCCCCACGAGACTCGGACGGCCACGGGACCCACACTGCTTCCATTGCCGCTGGAAGGTATGTGTTTCCAGCTTCTACATTAGGTTATGCTAAAGGAGTGGCTGCAGGGATGGCACCTAAGGCAAGGCTTGCAGCTTACAAAGTATGCTGGAATGCTGGTTGTTATGACTCTGATATTCTCGCCGCCTTTGATTCCGCCGTGGCTGATGGCGTTGATGTGATTTCGTTGAGTGTTGGTGGTGCTGTGGTGCCTTATTATCTTGACGCCATTGCGATTGGTGCTTACGGTGCTGCTGAGAAAGGGATTTTTGTGTCGGCCTCTGCTGGCAATGGAGGTCCTGGTGGACTGACTGTTACCAATGTGGCTCCATGGGTGGCTACCGTTGGTGCTGGGACGATTGATCGGGATTTTCCTGCTGATGTTAAGCTTGGAAATGGGAAAGTGGTGACTGGAGCGGGGGTGTACAATGGGCGGGGCTTGTCTCCGGGTCGGATGTACCCGTTGGTTTATGCCGGATCCGGTGGTGGTGATGGGTATTCTTCTTCTTTGTGTTTGGAAGGTTCTTTGGATCCCGACTTCGTGAAAGGCAAAATCGTTTTGTGTGATAGAGGGATTAATTCCAGGGCTGCTAAAGGGGAAGTTGTAAAGAAAGCTGGAGGGATTGGAATGATTTTGGCTAATGGGGTTTTCGACGGTGAAGGCCTAGTTGTCGATTGCCATGTGTTGCCAGCTACTGCTGTTGGTGCATCAAATGCAGATGAGATTAGGCAATACATTGATTCCGCATCGAAGTCCAAATCATCAGCCACTGCCACTATTCTCTTTAAAGGGACTCGGTTAGGGGTGAGGCCAGCTCCGGTTGTGGCCTCATTTTCAGCTCGAGGGCCTAATCCCGAGACCCCAGAAATTTTAAAGCCTGATGTGATTGCTCCTGGATTGAACATCCTTGCTGCCTGGCCTGATAAAGTTGGTCCTGCTGGGATTCCATCTGATAACCGAAGGACAGAGTTTAATATTCTTTCAGGCACTTCAATGGCTTGCCCTCATGTTTCAGGATTGGCTGCTTTGTTGAAGGCAGCTCATCCTGATTGGAGCCCTGCAGCCATTAAGTCTGCCCTCATGACCACTGCTTACACAGTTGATAACCGTGGGGAAACTATGGTTGATGAATCCAACGGGAATACTTCAACAGTTTTGGATTTTGGATCAGGTCATGTTCACCCCACAAAGGCTATGAATCCCGGTCTGGTTTACGATATAACTCCGATGGATTACGTGGACTTCTTGTGCAATTCAAACTATACGATTAACAACATTCAAGTGATCACCAGGAGGAATGCAGATTGCAGTGGGGCAAAAAGGGCTGGCCATGTTGGGAATCTTAATTACCCATCATTTTCTGCTGTTTTCCAACAATATGGCAAGCACACGATGTCGACACATTTCATTAGGCAAGTGACTAATGTTGGGGACCCAAATTCAGTGTACAAAGTTACAGTCAGGCCACCTAGTGGCACACTGGTGACGGTAGAACCAAAGCAACTTGTTTTTAGGAGGGTAGGCCAGAAATTAAATTTCCTTGTAAGAGTGGAGGCCATGGCAGTGAAGCTCGCTCCTGGAAGCACTAACATGAAAAGTGGTTCAATTGTGTGGTCTGATGGGAAGCACAATGTCACTAGTCCCATAGTCGTGACAACGCAGCAACCTCTATAG
- the LOC128279327 gene encoding uncharacterized protein LOC128279327, translating to MLSQDFIFDGCTILVHCFSRVVLEVLRTAAENKKHFRVFCTEGRPDRTGLRFTNELAKLDVPVKLLIDSAVAYTMDEVDMVLFRADGVVESGGIINMMGTFQIALVAHSMNKPVYVAAESYNITKKFHFLLSVCSTLSFGPKRYESCTTPHDFGVPIPSKVEVETSARDYTPPQYLTLLFTDLGVLTPSVISDELIQLYL from the exons ATGCTAAGTCAAgattttatttttgatggttgTACCATTTTGGTACATTGTTTCTCTAGAGTTGTTCTCGAAGTATTGAGGACAGCAGCTGAAAACAAGAAACACTTTAGAGTTTTCTGCACAG AAGGAAGGCCAGACAGAACTGGATTACGATTTACTAACGAGCTGGCCAAGCTTGATGTTCCCGTAAAGCTTTTAATAGACTCTGCTGTGGCATACACTATGGATGAGGTGGACATGGTACTCTTTCGAGCTGATGGAGTGGTTGAAAGTGGAGGTATCATAAACATGATGGGGACATTCCAGATTGCATTGGTGGCACATAGCATGAACAAGCCTGTTTATGTGGCTGCAGAAAGCTACAATATAACTAAAAAGTTTCATTTCTTGCTCTCAG TTTGCTCGACATTATCCTTTGGACCAAAAAGATATGAGTCCTGCACGACTCCCCATGATTTTGGGGTACCAATCCCATCCAAGGTTGAGGTAGAAACATCGGCTCGAGATTACACTCCTCCTCAATATCTTACTCTACTCTTTACAGATTTGGGTGTGCTTACTCCTTCCGTGATTAGTGATGAGCTCATTCAACTATATTTATAG
- the LOC108452342 gene encoding uncharacterized protein LOC108452342 isoform X2, translated as MAGSPLNPKSNISAYYRTRAAHHAVVTTDWLAQAQAAVGRHSSEDGSLGGDKGAAPIGGGGGGEEGSGKAFSVIDEFNSWRKQPALAEAVSAIRALAAVIRTSEATTMMELEIELKKASDSLKSWDTTSISLTAGCDLFMLYVSRTSALEYEDFNSAKSRLIEREEKFGEISCMAFQINCGFSSKLLLYCFISF; from the exons ATGGCTGGTTCTCCCCTAAATCCTAAATCTAACATTTCTGCCTATTACCGGACCCGTGCCGCCCACCACGCCGTTGTAACGACCGATTGGCTTGCTCAGGCCCAGGCGGCTGTTGGCCGTCATTCCAGCGAAGATGGTTCGCTGGGAGGTGATAAGGGAGCTGCCCCAattggaggaggaggaggaggagaagaaGGAAGCGGGAAGGCGTTTAGTGTTATTGATGAGTTCAATAGCTGGAGGAAACAGCCTGCTTTGGCTGAGGCTGTGTCGGCTATTCGCGCCCTTGCGGCGGTTATTAGGACGAGTGAGGCTACCACTATGATGGAGCTTGAAATTGAGCTTAAAAAGGCTTCTGATTCGCTTAAA TCGTGGGACACAACCTCTATCTCGTTGACAGCTGGTTGTGATCTCTTCATGTTGTATGTATCAAGAACATCAGCTTTAGAGTATGAGGACTTTAATTCAGCTAAGTCTCGCCTGATCGAACGTGAAGAGAAGTTTGGGGAAATATCTTGTATGGCATTTCAGATAAATTGTGGCTTTTCTAGTAAATTGCTTCTCTACTGTTTCATTTCATTTTAA
- the LOC108452342 gene encoding protein LURP-one-related 11 isoform X1 — protein MLKIHPQHVPYVPLVSVPFTTSTEETFTIWMKSLILSGKGCTVFDSNGRIVYRVDNYNRKYCNEVYLMDSAGKVLFTIRRKKFRLIKIWEGFGTFSGKVNDEDKNPGFEVRKSCRILRCDSICEVIVGLHRDQPCQHYRIESCPGKSTFQIVDKLGRLITEVKRKQSKSGVSLGEVVLTMVVEPHIDHSLVMGLVVVYSLINGTM, from the exons ATGTTAAAGATCCATCCCCAACATGTCCCATATGTTCCTCTGGTCTCTGTTCCTTTCACCACATCAACGGAAGAAACTTTCACGATTTGGATGAAATCTCTGATTCTTAGCGGCAAAGGCTGCACCGTGTTCGACTCAAACGGCCGGATCGTTTATCGTGTTGATAATTACAATCGCAAGTACTGCAATGAAGTTTACCTAATGGATTCTGCCGGAAAAGTTTTGTTCACCATTCGAAGAAAG AAATTTAGGTTGATTAAAATCTGGGAAGGATTTGGAACATTCAGTGGAAAAGTTAACGATGAAGATAAAAACCCAGGTTTTGAAGTACGAAAAAGTTGCAGGATTTTAAGGTGCGACTCGATCTGTGAAGTTATTGTCGGGTTACATAGAGATCAACCGTGTCAACATTACCGAATTGAAAGCTGTCCAGGCAAATCAACGTTCCAGATTGTTGACAAGCTCGGCAGGCTTATTACGGAG GTGAAAAGAAAGCAATCTAAAAGTGGAGTTAGTTTAGGAGAAGTTGTATTGACAATGGTGGTGGAACCCCATATCGATCACTCTCTTGTAATGGGCCTTGTTGTAGTTTATAGTCTCATCAATGGTACAATGTGA